The genomic interval gcttacggtatataactaaaagtcgtacctattaaagcacactatagtattagaaaagtaaaaagggcatactagtaattaaaaagggtatttagaattattaaaaaggaaaatccggattttactaacgacgaatacctctagatagtacttaaatactataacgatattatagggcctaacggacttatattaacgctattagtatttagagtatatttaaaaacgaccttagctttgctactatcgctaagtataagctaacgagcctaagtagttaaaaaaataatataggtactgcgcgaggtaagtataaaaaggtaagttaacgaggtaattattacgtataataagcctaatatagggaataatctaaatatattactaaattcggatatataagtatagtacgaaattacctaataataggctgggctatataagttaatttttattaacgagcgctcttatatagttacgaaaaatcgtaactagttacttaaaatattaattatagtagttagaccgtactatataaatcctaacgaggtaatttctaacttataaaaaaaaaaagagctaagggaaactatataacccgtagtaaaggtataagaaattatccttaacgaaattatcgtaatagtattaataaacgacaaagaagaggaaattattaaaagggcactaatactactagcgagacgtcgcagaagactacgatagtaagccttaacgtagtaatttattactagcgacgaggtaattaatactttttatatagtaaaagagaaagccgatttcgaactaataattaaactatataaaaaaggcataattataactattaaaaagctatataaaggattaaatcttattaaaataaatactctttataatcgaggggtctatcgatttatcttatacgacttagaaaaatatataaacctctatatatttaaattataaatagtttataaaattaaaaagaaaggaataccctagccgtataagaagtctagatacgtaatttaggggtacggcaacgttaaaaaagcgacgctacttatataattacctactatatagcgctataattaataattaataatagtattaatagtattattacggaagaagggatacgagatttaaagccgtaatattacctaggcctatacctaatcggctatagggcttataaagaaaatcctagcctatttactaaaggaaatagctaataagtacttagaaagtacgattattaaagtgcttaagccactatataggctcgcaaaatcgggcacctattaataagccacttactacgatttttatattaattaattattaataattacctctacgtacgacccgtgcttattagttacggagtataaaagtaactaatttaggattgttaaaatataaactgataatatattaagcttatttaatattaactttataaaaaaggaggatacaaagctttaaaaagcgggctttataataaaactaaaagaggtccttataataaatacctccttagtatttaataataagatttttataattaaaggggaaaccgtcgttttttaataaaaggggtagggcgagaagattaacctcgttaatccgaacgtaattaatattaaaaagtaatataaagctaagcttacgtaagggatatatattataagtatttattaacttaaaacgacttttaattacgctaaggtaatataagttataaatctaaccgaacgagacgttaaagtacttaataagtagcttaagtaataataaacgaatcttaattaaggtcttatttattacctaatcgactttatgactagtaagctctacgtcttcgttaataggttatttataaataataacgaccttacttcgtaattaaaatatattattatcctagttaataagagtataagtaagagcgaatttactatatataataatataatttattacttattaattaaaaataagtaagtaacgagaagtatattagcgtcggaggtttataatatagttaacggtattaacttctcctatataattttaataatactaaagaagattactaattaaattagccttttacctattctaacggttatttatatagattcctactcgctatacaaatacctcgttaaattaggaataaaaaaaaaaaagaggtttataatcgatattatagcccttaggtaattatataaaaggcgcgagatacttaaaatccgttagattaataataaaaataacctcgtagacgcttttacgaaaatagtactaaataagggattagagtaatttataaataataaaaaagttattatacgaatagagggataggttatataaaaagagtaaaaaaaagggggaaaaggagacgacttagtaaacgggcccgaggtcgaattatacctctaaccgtagcagttaaattaataaaaaaaaaagaaagttagtattagattagaagtttaattcgaccgtagtatatagctaattatataggggctaattaggggccctatttataattattatagctagcttaacctatagttagaacctcttttttatacctacgacgcagatatttatatagtttaattaatctcttcgttaactacggttcgaactaactaccctataatagggataccaacagatGCTATGTTTTGttggggtgcccaaaaggggggggtgcctaaaagtgggtgctttgacttagTGGTTAAGTGGTGGTCGGCAAGAATCGACGTCCCGCCTGTAAATAGGGAATTTGAACTGTCCAGTCCAGACAGAGCCGACAAGTTGCAGAATGCGTGAGAATACACCTTATCCATCAGGGTCGACTCGTGTCGCCAGTCGGCCAAGCCATCTCCCGTTTGAATGATGCAGAGAGCATCTATCCAGAGATAACGTACACCAAGTTTCCGAACAAAACAAGCTGCATCTCGATAAAGATGTGGTAGGCTCTCTGGAAGAATGCCTTCTAAAAGCTCGCCGGCGTTGCTATTGGTCAAAGTGAGACCGTTTACGCTCCCCTATAAATGGCTTAAAGTCATAAAGGGGCTATGAGGAGTTCCATCGCCAGTGTTAATAATGCGGCAGACTAAACTCGATGTATCCAAGGGACCAATATCAATACGAGGCGCGTTGGATACCACTTTGGATCAGTGACAACTTCTCTGCACTTCTCATGATTTACTTTGCAATCTTGGAACCACGAATCCACGTGAGCAAAAGTCTGCTGCGATGAAGTGCCTTCAGAATATGTCTTGAGTGAGTAGGCTTGAGGGGAGCCTACAAAGCGGTTAGTAAAACCCGTTTTGAGCCTGAGTGACAATCTTCCTAATACAGACTAATAAAGTAGACATGATAGTTCTCTTCAGTCTTTGAAATGAAATGGCGTTCCCGTCGGGTTTCCTATATACCGATGCAGGGAATGAGTCTGAAAGATGCTCCCTGGTAATACCGCCGTAGTCTGGGAAAAACCCATAATGGGAAGGCTTGTGGATTGGCGACAATTCGAAAGAACTCTTCACCCTCATGTCCAGGCTTCTCGTAGGCCCGTCAGGTGTGCGTGATTGACATCGGACTGAGGATCCATCTTTGGTGATCTACGCCGGGGTCACTACCAGTTTCCACGCCAACGCTGTGAGAAGCAATTGGAGAATTAGAAGCTTCACCGCGGATCCAGTTTCTTGCGTCATGAGGCAGAATTGCCCATCACTGATCACATGCATAACAACCGGCTTTAACGGCACACTCGAGAATTCGGTAGGTTTCGTGATGAGATGTAGGCCGCATTTCTTCTCTTGTCATCATAGAGTCTATGAATTGTTGGCAAGCCGAGCACAGCATCTTCCAGGCTTGAGACCAAGGGGAAAATACTGCCTTGTGACTGGAGACGACAAGTAGTAACTCAATGGCCAGTATGGAAGTGATAGAGCTATGAAAAAGTAAAAGACTATCAGTGGGAAATTATCCAACAGAAACGGTAAGGCTTTATATATGTAACTGGCCACGGGCCGACTCACGGGTGACGGCCGCACACATCACTTAGTGCTGGCAATCAACAGGTTGATAGGCAGGTTGCATAAAATAAACCAGAGGCGGGCGTCTGAGTTGGCTATTGATTGGTTCTAGTACGAATAATTCAGATTGATGGGCGGGCAGAACAACGTTCTTGCTTTGAAATGCGCCTAAAGAAGACATGACGAAGCTACCCTCTCTTGCTTTTCTCTTTAATCGGTGCCTCTACTGTTCACACATCTCATCCAGTATACACTGTTCACTATCATACTTTCAGTGATTCCTCGAGCTCCA from Colletotrichum lupini chromosome 2, complete sequence carries:
- a CDS encoding heterokaryon incompatibility protein, which gives rise to ELLEGILPESLPHLYRDAACFVRKLGVRYLWIDALCIIQTGDGLADWRHESTLMDKVYSHAFCNLSALSGLDSSNSLFTGGTSILADHHLTTKSKHPLLGTPPFWAPQQNIASVGIPIIG